From Rutidosis leptorrhynchoides isolate AG116_Rl617_1_P2 chromosome 3, CSIRO_AGI_Rlap_v1, whole genome shotgun sequence, a single genomic window includes:
- the LOC139898764 gene encoding transcription factor bHLH74-like isoform X2 — MASSEDDNNNNNDSEMGYQYRGEMSSGSMFNHKSSSGSGNNLFGSGWDPLENFGGSSAYLQHHQNHNQYHQSGSAIGDLVPSKIGSFGSGSFSEMVNPFVNTNMNVERDEKNDGSGDNKSSEKDEKKQRIDSRGKQIGKQAVKDTSDNSGKDNSYIHVRAKRGQATNSHSLAERVRRERISERMKLLQELVPGCNKITGKAVMLDEIINYVQSLQQQVEFLSMKLATVNPEMNVDIDRLMFKDILQSRGGNSNPAFGFGPTLTQSHPYPHGSLPGIQTTAPLHPIHPQPVWDNDLHNLLQMGFDANPGINHLGPNGRAKMDL, encoded by the exons ATGGCTTCTTCAGAggatgataacaacaataataatgatagtgaaatGGGTTATCAGTATAGAGGTGAAATGAGTTCAGGATCCATGTTTAATCACAAATCATCAAGTGGGTCAGGTAATAATCTATTCGGGTCGGGTTGGGATCCGCTTGAGAATTTTGGTGGGTCATCTGCTTACCTTCAACATCATCAAAACCATAATCAGTATCATCAATCTGGTTCAGCCATTGGTGATTTAGTTCCATCCAAGATTGGGTCTTTTGGAAGTGGGAGTTTTTCAGAAATGGTCAATCCTTTTGTCAACACCAATATG AATGTTGAAAGAGATGAAAAAAATGATGGGTCTGGTGATAATAAATCTTCTGAGAAAGATGAAAAGAAACAAAGAATTGATTCAAGAGGGAAACAAATTGGAAAACAAGCAGTAAAAGATACTTCTGATAATAGTGGTAAAGATAATAGTTACATTCATGTTAGGGCTAAAAGAGGTCAGGCTACCAACAGTCATAGTCTTGCTGAAAGG GTTAGGAGAGAAAGAAttagtgagagaatgaagttgctTCAAGAACTTGTTCCTGGCTGCAATAAG ATAACTGGAAAAGCAGTAATGCTTGATGAAATTATCAACTATGTTCAGTCACTTCAACAACAGGTGGAG TTTTTATCGATGAAACTTGCGACTGTGAATCCAGAAATGAATGTTGACATTGACCGCCTTATGTTTAAAGAT ATTCTTCAATCCCGGGGCGGCAATTCAAATCCCGCTTTTGGGTTTGGTCCGACATTAACGCAATCTCATCCTTATCCGCATGGAAGCTTGCCTGGTATTCAAACAACTGCACCTTTGCATCCTATCCATCCTCAG CCTGTATGGGATAACGATCTTCACAACCTTCTTCAAATGGGATTTGACGCTAATCCAGGAATCAACCATCTTGGACCAAATG GACGAGCAAAAATGGATCTTTAG
- the LOC139898764 gene encoding transcription factor bHLH74-like isoform X1: MASSEDDNNNNNDSEMGYQYRGEMSSGSMFNHKSSSGSGNNLFGSGWDPLENFGGSSAYLQHHQNHNQYHQSGSAIGDLVPSKIGSFGSGSFSEMVNPFVNTNMNVERDEKNDGSGDNKSSEKDEKKQRIDSRGKQIGKQAVKDTSDNSGKDNSYIHVRAKRGQATNSHSLAERVRRERISERMKLLQELVPGCNKITGKAVMLDEIINYVQSLQQQVEFLSMKLATVNPEMNVDIDRLMFKDILQSRGGNSNPAFGFGPTLTQSHPYPHGSLPGIQTTAPLHPIHPQPVWDNDLHNLLQMGFDANPGINHLGPNAGRAKMDL; the protein is encoded by the exons ATGGCTTCTTCAGAggatgataacaacaataataatgatagtgaaatGGGTTATCAGTATAGAGGTGAAATGAGTTCAGGATCCATGTTTAATCACAAATCATCAAGTGGGTCAGGTAATAATCTATTCGGGTCGGGTTGGGATCCGCTTGAGAATTTTGGTGGGTCATCTGCTTACCTTCAACATCATCAAAACCATAATCAGTATCATCAATCTGGTTCAGCCATTGGTGATTTAGTTCCATCCAAGATTGGGTCTTTTGGAAGTGGGAGTTTTTCAGAAATGGTCAATCCTTTTGTCAACACCAATATG AATGTTGAAAGAGATGAAAAAAATGATGGGTCTGGTGATAATAAATCTTCTGAGAAAGATGAAAAGAAACAAAGAATTGATTCAAGAGGGAAACAAATTGGAAAACAAGCAGTAAAAGATACTTCTGATAATAGTGGTAAAGATAATAGTTACATTCATGTTAGGGCTAAAAGAGGTCAGGCTACCAACAGTCATAGTCTTGCTGAAAGG GTTAGGAGAGAAAGAAttagtgagagaatgaagttgctTCAAGAACTTGTTCCTGGCTGCAATAAG ATAACTGGAAAAGCAGTAATGCTTGATGAAATTATCAACTATGTTCAGTCACTTCAACAACAGGTGGAG TTTTTATCGATGAAACTTGCGACTGTGAATCCAGAAATGAATGTTGACATTGACCGCCTTATGTTTAAAGAT ATTCTTCAATCCCGGGGCGGCAATTCAAATCCCGCTTTTGGGTTTGGTCCGACATTAACGCAATCTCATCCTTATCCGCATGGAAGCTTGCCTGGTATTCAAACAACTGCACCTTTGCATCCTATCCATCCTCAG CCTGTATGGGATAACGATCTTCACAACCTTCTTCAAATGGGATTTGACGCTAATCCAGGAATCAACCATCTTGGACCAAATG CAGGACGAGCAAAAATGGATCTTTAG
- the LOC139898765 gene encoding probable xyloglucan glycosyltransferase 12, whose product MSFWWRKETHRGTPVVVKMENPNNWSMVELESPSEDDDFLNDGVSQRHHNKNAKQLTWVLLLKANRAAGCITSIAPATFFLASAVRRRLSAGRTDTAPSSTKFYFCIKLFLWVSILLLGFELAAYYKGWHFGAPDLHLQYLYTLTNPFAFRGFFDLIYSKWVLIRVEYLAPPLQFLANACIYLFLIQSLDRLVLCLGCFWIRFKKIKPIPKQTLPDLESGGNDGFFPMVLVQIPMCNEKEVYQQSIGAVCNLNWPKSKILIQVLDDSDDPTTQLLIKDEVHKWKNEGVNIVYRHRVIRDGYKAGNLKSAMNCSYVKDYEFVAMFDADFQPNPDFLMRTVPHFKDNEELGLVQARWSFVNKDENLLTRLQHVNLAFHFEVEQQVNGIFLNFFGFNGTAGVWRIKALEDSGGWLERTTVEDMDIAVRAHLHGWKMIFLNDVECQCELPESYEAYRKQQHRWHSGPMQLFRLCLPDIIKSKISIWKKLNMIFLFFLLRKLILPFYSFTLFCIILPMTMFVPEATLPAWVVCYIPATMSFLNILPSPKSFPFLVPYLLFENTMSVTKFNAMISGLFQLGSAYEWVVTKKSGRSSDGDLVSLIEKDPKENQRAGSEPDLEKMEHEIKQKEKKKKHNRIYTKELMLAFLLLTASARSLLSAQGIHFYFLLFQGLSFLLVGFDLIGEQIAS is encoded by the exons ATGTCGTTTTGGTGGCGTAAAGAAACACACAGAGGAACACCGGTGGTGGTAAAAATGGAAAACCCAAATAATTGGTCAATGGTTGAGCTTGAATCACCATCAGAAGATGATGATTTTTTAAACGACGGCGTTTCACAAAGACACCATAACAAAAACGCCAAACAATTAACATGGGTTTTACTCTTAAAAGCCAACCGTGCCGCCGGCTGCATCACCTCCATTGCTCCGGCGACTTTTTTCTTGGCTTCTGCCGTCCGCCGCCGTCTCTCCGCCGGCCGTACCGACACTGCCCCATCTTCCACTAAATTTTATTTTTGTATAAAGTTATTTCTTTGGGTTTCAATTTTACTGTTAGGGTTTGAATTAGCTGCTTATTATAAAGGCTGGCATTTCGGAGCTCCGGATCTTCATTTACAGTATTTGTATACATTAACAAATCCTTTTGCTTTTAGGGGTTTTTTTGATTTGATATATTCAAAATGGGTTTTAATTCGGGTTGAATATCTTGCCCCACCACTTCAGTTTCTGGCAAATGCTTGTATCTATCTGTTTCTTATACAAAGTTTGGATAGGTTAGTGCTTTGTTTAGGTTGTTTTTGGATCCGTTTCAAAAAGATTAAACCCATTCCAAAACAAACCCTACCCGATCTTGAATCCGGTGGTAATGATGGATTTTTCCCCATGGTTCTTGTTCAGATCCCTATGTGTAATGAAAAAGAG GTTTATCAGCAATCAATTGGGGCGGTGTGCAATCTAAACTGGCCAAAATCAAAGATTTTAATACAAGTTTTGGATGATTCCGATGACCCCACAACTCAATTATTGATCAAAGATGAAGTTCATAAATGGAAGAACGAAGGTGTGAATATTGTGTACAGGCACCGTGTGATTAGAGACGGTTATAAAGCCGGCAATCTCAAATCGGCTATGAATTGCAGTTATGTTAAAGATTATGAATTTGTTGCTATGTTTGATGCTGATTTTCAACCTAATCCTGATTTCCTTATGAGAACAGTTCCTCATTTTAAG GATAATGAGGAATTAGGATTGGTACAAGCGAGATGGTCCTTTGTAAACAAGGATGAGAATCTGCTAACGAGGTTGCAACATGTTAACTTAGCGTTTCATTTTGAAGTGGAACAACAAGTCAACGGCATATTCTTGAACTTTTTCGGGTTTAATGGGACAGCTGGCGTTTGGAGGATTAAAGCGTTAGAGGATTCTGGTGGTTGGTTGGAGAGAACCACCGTTGAGGACATGGATATTGCAGTTAGAGCTCATCTTCATGGTTGGAAGATGATCTTTCTCAATGACGTTGAG TGCCAATGCGAATTACCCGAATCATATGAAGCTTACAGGAAACAACAACACAGATGGCATTCTGGGCCCATGCAGCTGTTTAGACTATGCTTGCCTGACATCATTAAATCAAAG ATTAGCATTTGGAAGAAATTAAACATGATTTTCCTATTCTTCCTACTAAGAAAACTGATATTACCGTTTTACTCGTTCACCCTGTTTTGCATAATTCTCCCAATGACAATGTTTGTACCCGAAGCTACTCTTCCCGCTTGGGTCGTTTGTTACATCCCCGCCACAATGTCGTTTCTTAACATCCTCCCGTCACCAAAGTCGTTTCCTTTTTTAGTTCCTTATCTCCTATTCGAAAACACAATGTCTGTAACCAAATTTAATGCCATGATATCAGGCCTTTTTCAATTAGGTAGTGCGTATGAGTGGGTCGTCACCAAGAAATCAGGCCGGTCCTCTGATGGTGATCTCGTCTCGTTAATTGAGAAAGACCCGAAAGAGAATCAACGGGCCGGGTCAGAACCCGATTTGGAGAAAATGGAACACGAAATAAAACagaaagagaaaaagaagaagcaTAATAGGATCTATACGAAAGAGTTGATGCTTGCGTTTCTTTTGTTAACTGCTTCTGCAAGAAGCCTTTTATCGGCTCAAGGAATCCATTTTTACTTCTTGCTGTTTCAAGGGCTGTCGTTTTTGCTCGTGGGGTTTGATTTGATCGGTGAGCAGATTGCGTCATAA